Proteins encoded by one window of Nasonia vitripennis strain AsymCx chromosome 5, Nvit_psr_1.1, whole genome shotgun sequence:
- the LOC100123385 gene encoding mitochondrial enolase superfamily member 1 isoform X2, whose product MEEMKIVQLDVQDVRFPTSLKSDGSDAMHTDPDYSCAYVTIKTNKNVSGYGMTFTLGRGTEIVVLACKTMSKMIVGLKPQDIFNDFASFWRKLTSESQLRWIGPEKGVTHLATAAIINALWDLWARIEEKPLWKLLVDLSPEQLVSAIDFRYITDVVTKQEALELLRSQQSAKATREAALLQKGYPAYTTQVGWLGYSDVKVRELCAKYLDLGFTAFKAKVGQDLKDDTRRCGLIREAIGYDKTLMVDANQIWEVEEAVDWMKQLAKFQPLWIEEPTSPDDVLGHARIAKELRPLGIGVATGEMCANRVIFKQMLQAGALDYCQIDSARIGGVNEILAVYLMAKKLNVPVCPHAGGVGLCEMVQHLQMWDFVSLTGTTEKRLIEYVDQQHEHFEDPAVVQKAHYMPPSKPGYSTKFKDESLRDYVYPAGREWQRMFKEGVFPAPTD is encoded by the exons ATGGAGGAGATGAAAATAGTCCAACTCGATGTTCAAGATGTTCGCTTTCCGACTTCGCTCAAGTCAGATGGCAGCGATGCGATG CACACTGACCCGGACTACTCGTGCGCTTATGTCACGATAAAGACCAACAAGAATGTTAGCGGATATGGCATGACTTTTACCCTGGGCAGAGGAACCGAAATCG TCGTTCTGGCCTGCAAAACGATGTCGAAGATGATAGTAGGCCTGAAACCCCAGGACATCTTCAACGACTTCGCTTCCTTCTGGAGGAAACTCACCAGCGAATCTCAACTCCGATGG ATTGGCCCGGAAAAAGGCGTAACCCACTTGGCAACGGCGGCGATTATAAATGCCCTCTGGGATTTGTGGGCTCGAATCGAAGAGAAGCCTTTGTGGAAACTACTGGTTGATCTCAGCCCGGAGCAACTGGTTTCAGCGATAGATTTCCGATACAT TACCGACGTCGTCACCAAACAAGAAGCTCTCGAGCTCCTGAGATCCCAACAGTCCGCAAAAGCAACCCGTGAAGCGGCTCTTCTCCAAAAGGGCTACCCAGCCTACACGACCCAGGTAGGCTGGCTGGGCTACAGCGACGTCAAGGTTCGCGAGCTTTGCGCCAAGTACCTCGACCTGGGCTTCACTGCCTTCAAAGCCAAAGTCGGCCAGGATCTAAAGGACGACACTCGTCGCTGTGGCCTCATCCGCGAAGCCATCGGCTACGACAAGACCCTGATGGTCGACGCTAACCAGATCTGGGAGGTGGAAGAAGCTGTCGACTGGATGAAGCAGTTGGCCAAGTTCCAGCCTCTGTGGATCGAGGAGCCGACGTCGCCGGACGATGTGCTGGGACATGCCAGAATCGCGAAAGAGCTGAGGCCTCTTGGTATAGGTGTAGCCACTGGTGAGATGTGCGCCAACAGGGTGATATTCAAGCAGATGTTGCAGGCTGGTGCGCTGGACTACTGCCAGATCGACTCGGCGAGGATCGGAGGCGTCAACGAGATTCTGGCGGTCTATCTGATGGCGAAGAAGCTTAACG TACCTGTCTGCCCTCATGCCGGCGGGGTGGGTCTCTGCGAGATGGTTCAACACCTGCAAATGTGGGACTTTGTGTCCCTGACTGGGACCACTGAGAAGCGCCTGATAGAGTACGTGGACCAGCAGCATGAGCACTTTGAAGACCCTGCCGTTGTACAAAAGGCTCACTACATGCCTCCATCCAAGCCTGGATACTCAACCAAATTCAAAGATGAAAGCCTGCGAGACTATGTCTATCCCGCTGGAAGAGAGTGGCAGCGTATGTTCAAGGAGGGAGTTTTCCCTGCACCAACCGACTGA
- the LOC100123385 gene encoding mitochondrial enolase superfamily member 1 isoform X1: MQSRRRSGEITHVQLSASTMRRTRAATTTSSFSVNLLRIRLLSRIVKKYPFTIIYLWIALVAQVSFIMEEMKIVQLDVQDVRFPTSLKSDGSDAMHTDPDYSCAYVTIKTNKNVSGYGMTFTLGRGTEIVVLACKTMSKMIVGLKPQDIFNDFASFWRKLTSESQLRWIGPEKGVTHLATAAIINALWDLWARIEEKPLWKLLVDLSPEQLVSAIDFRYITDVVTKQEALELLRSQQSAKATREAALLQKGYPAYTTQVGWLGYSDVKVRELCAKYLDLGFTAFKAKVGQDLKDDTRRCGLIREAIGYDKTLMVDANQIWEVEEAVDWMKQLAKFQPLWIEEPTSPDDVLGHARIAKELRPLGIGVATGEMCANRVIFKQMLQAGALDYCQIDSARIGGVNEILAVYLMAKKLNVPVCPHAGGVGLCEMVQHLQMWDFVSLTGTTEKRLIEYVDQQHEHFEDPAVVQKAHYMPPSKPGYSTKFKDESLRDYVYPAGREWQRMFKEGVFPAPTD; encoded by the exons ATGCAGTCTCGACGTCGTAGCGGAGAAATTACACATGTGCAGCTGAGCGCGTCAACAATGCG TCGAACGAGAGCAGCTACTACAACTTCATCATTCTCCGTGAATTTATTGCGGATTCGACTGCTCTCTCGGATCGTGAAAAAGTATCCTTTTACTATTATATACTTGTGGATCGCTCTCGTGGCACAAGTGTCGTTTATAATGGAGGAGATGAAAATAGTCCAACTCGATGTTCAAGATGTTCGCTTTCCGACTTCGCTCAAGTCAGATGGCAGCGATGCGATG CACACTGACCCGGACTACTCGTGCGCTTATGTCACGATAAAGACCAACAAGAATGTTAGCGGATATGGCATGACTTTTACCCTGGGCAGAGGAACCGAAATCG TCGTTCTGGCCTGCAAAACGATGTCGAAGATGATAGTAGGCCTGAAACCCCAGGACATCTTCAACGACTTCGCTTCCTTCTGGAGGAAACTCACCAGCGAATCTCAACTCCGATGG ATTGGCCCGGAAAAAGGCGTAACCCACTTGGCAACGGCGGCGATTATAAATGCCCTCTGGGATTTGTGGGCTCGAATCGAAGAGAAGCCTTTGTGGAAACTACTGGTTGATCTCAGCCCGGAGCAACTGGTTTCAGCGATAGATTTCCGATACAT TACCGACGTCGTCACCAAACAAGAAGCTCTCGAGCTCCTGAGATCCCAACAGTCCGCAAAAGCAACCCGTGAAGCGGCTCTTCTCCAAAAGGGCTACCCAGCCTACACGACCCAGGTAGGCTGGCTGGGCTACAGCGACGTCAAGGTTCGCGAGCTTTGCGCCAAGTACCTCGACCTGGGCTTCACTGCCTTCAAAGCCAAAGTCGGCCAGGATCTAAAGGACGACACTCGTCGCTGTGGCCTCATCCGCGAAGCCATCGGCTACGACAAGACCCTGATGGTCGACGCTAACCAGATCTGGGAGGTGGAAGAAGCTGTCGACTGGATGAAGCAGTTGGCCAAGTTCCAGCCTCTGTGGATCGAGGAGCCGACGTCGCCGGACGATGTGCTGGGACATGCCAGAATCGCGAAAGAGCTGAGGCCTCTTGGTATAGGTGTAGCCACTGGTGAGATGTGCGCCAACAGGGTGATATTCAAGCAGATGTTGCAGGCTGGTGCGCTGGACTACTGCCAGATCGACTCGGCGAGGATCGGAGGCGTCAACGAGATTCTGGCGGTCTATCTGATGGCGAAGAAGCTTAACG TACCTGTCTGCCCTCATGCCGGCGGGGTGGGTCTCTGCGAGATGGTTCAACACCTGCAAATGTGGGACTTTGTGTCCCTGACTGGGACCACTGAGAAGCGCCTGATAGAGTACGTGGACCAGCAGCATGAGCACTTTGAAGACCCTGCCGTTGTACAAAAGGCTCACTACATGCCTCCATCCAAGCCTGGATACTCAACCAAATTCAAAGATGAAAGCCTGCGAGACTATGTCTATCCCGCTGGAAGAGAGTGGCAGCGTATGTTCAAGGAGGGAGTTTTCCCTGCACCAACCGACTGA
- the LOC103316234 gene encoding uncharacterized protein LOC103316234: MNRSMIALIKIILDHKIARSSLISNNHKFNRVKTIKKKITFKCNDSSFVENDGTGRKRRSDLVADYDLDGLDSDDHSAISIYDSDLEEPCVREFMPELTTADKSMVQSTNTTVQNWVNTAAIESGVQPTAYTSVNSAHSFNREDAHFLSSSLDSSNVSNVDAANGEKKKKRKRVVAIRNLYAYHCIACKQNFKKINRLKKTHCDNCESELLLQCLTCHSNFKNYNNVYSHLRDNHALVWQRNRDKENDSNVLNKSLPRSSGILEQANSSKVDESIPSVAERVMDTTPAINESKSAESMNKEEICPTCGEIRVNESTSFCFDEKIFRCYSCVTRGLDFRCCHQNTLQRHIATEHKGARRVLHSKADYCGQ; this comes from the exons ATGAACCGGAGCATGAtagctttaattaaaattatcctGG ATCATAAAATTGCGAGGAGTTCTCTAATTTCAAACA ATCACAAATTCAATCGCGTTAAAAcgatcaaaaaaaaaataactttcaaATGCAACGATTCTAGCTTTGTTGAAAATGACG GCACCGGCCGTAAGAGGCGATCGGACCTCGTGGCGGATTACGATCTTGACGGACTTGATTCGGACGATCATTCGGCGATCAGCATATACGATTCCG ATCTAGAAGAGCCTTGTGTGCGAGAATTCATGCCAGAGTTGACGACTGCTGACAAATCAATGGTACAATCCACCAATACAACAGTGCAGAATTGGGTAAATACTGCAGCGATAGAATCTGGAGTACAGCCTACTGCTTATACGTCGGTAAACTCGGCCCACTCTTTTAACCGCGAAGATGCTCATTTTCTAAGTTCGTCGCTGGATTCATCCAATGTTTCAAACGTTGACGCAGCGAAcggcgaaaagaaaaaaaagcgaaaacgAGTAGTTG CGATAAGGAATCTCTACGCATATCATTGCATCGCTTGTAAGCAAAATTTCAAGAAAATAAATCGTCTAAAGAAAACTCATTGCGACAATTGCGAGAGCGAATTATTACTTCAATGTTTGACTTGCCATTCGAACTTCAAAAACTACAATAATGTGTACAGTCACTTGAGGGACAATCATGCTCTCGTATGGCAAAGAAACCGGGATAAGGAAAACGACTCGAATGTTTTGAATAAATCGTTGC CGCGTAGCAGTGGTATCTTAGAGCAAGCAAATTCCAGCAAAGTCGATGAGAGCATTCCATCTGTCGCAGAGCGTGTTATGGACACGACACCAGCTATTAACGAAAGCAAATCCGCCGAGTCGATGAATAAAGAGGAAATCTGCCCAACATGCGGGGAAATCCGCGTCAACGAAAGTACAAGTTTCTGTTTTGATGAAAAAATCTTCCGGTGCTATAGCTGCGTCACCCGAGGTCTCGACTTTAGATGCTGCCACCAGAACACTTTGCAACGCCACATCGCTACTGAGCACAAGGGCGCGAGACGGGTACTACACTCTAAGGCTGACTACTGTGGACAATAG
- the LOC100114446 gene encoding histidine triad nucleotide-binding protein 3, whose amino-acid sequence MSEIENYQENCVFCKILKKEEPGVNIYEDDHVACIKDINPASDHHYLIIPKNHIVNAKVLNKEHEELYDKMVATVDTIVDKLGLVKNSTRTGFHWPPFTTVGHLHLHVISPVEKMGFIKNMMFKPNSHWFVSTDYVKSRFKENI is encoded by the exons ATGAGTGAAATCGAAAACTACCAGGAAAACTGCGTTTTCTGCAAAATTCTCAAGAAAGAAGAGCCTGGCGTGAACATTTATGAG GACGATCATGTGGCCTGTATTAAGGATATCAATCCAGCATCAGACCACCACTACTTGATTATTCCTAAAAATCACATCGTCAATGCCAAGGTCTTGAATAAAGAGCACGAAGAGCTGT atGATAAAATGGTTGCCACTGTCGATACGATTGTTGATAAGCTTGGCTTGGTGAAGAATTCAACCAGAACTGGCTTTCATTGGCCTCCTTTTACCACAGTCGGCCATTTACACTTGCATGTGATTTCTCCAGTGGAAAAAATGGGATTCATCAAAAATATGATGTTCAAGCCAAATTCTCATTGGTTTGTCAGT ACAGACTATGTGAAGTCCCGTTTcaaggaaaatatttaa
- the LOC100123394 gene encoding p21-activated protein kinase-interacting protein 1-like, translating to MAPNLEVVVGTYEQFLLGYTVDDVVNKYKMEQSFATHSHLASIRSVASNKHYLASSAADDTVCLYDMRTRMENGKLVHHNDTVNSVAFTPDASHIITASSDGTIGIVRCGNWQVEKHWLKPHKGLAVDTLAVHPTGKIAMTTGHDGVLRTWNLVKGRQAYATNLVPRWKLDAKNISVLKWSPTGNSYLLAANNRIDVYSVETAGIKEEFNFDAKVVCVEYLNDEYIAIGLADGKIIIHNCETGDLTKEIQAHEARVKCLASEGDMLVSASSSGEIKLWSVKSNELKLLSSTNCSARISCLTLNSCEYLKKKQDEITVLDKVPEKPSNKLRLKQCVIIEEEGGDENKTTRMSKKKRDKKKARKLLEEAEQANAEDENVKTVQTKKMKTDLPKKQKRDTSDLPSENPKKKKKLDSPNKRKSTDSVDDDITEVPAKKKKQKGIAAEKAIADKSNQINANKKKRKIPLEDTENSPKKPKAVVVKVHKGEHALVKKKKKKNFKNKISR from the exons ATGGCACCGAATCTGGAAGTCGTCGTGGGAACGTACGAGCAATTTCTGCTCGGTTACACCGTCGACGATGTCGTTAAC aaatacAAAATGGAGCAGAGTTTTGCAACGCACAGTCATCTTGCGAGCATAAGAAGCGTGGCCAGCAACAAGCACTATTTGGCTTCTTCAGCTGCTGATGACACTGTCTGCCTTTATGACATGAGAACAAGAATGGAAAACGGCAAATTGGTTCACCACAATG ACACTGTAAACAGCGTAGCCTTCACTCCAGATGCATCACACATAATCACTGCCAGCAGTGATGGTACTATAGGGATTGTTCGTTGCGGCAACTGGCAAGTAGAGAAGCATTGGCTGAAGCCACACAAGGGACTGGCAGTTGATACCTTGGCTGTACATCCAACTGGAAAGATTGCTATGACAACTGGACACGATGGAGTATTAAGAACCTGGAATCTTGTCAAGGGTAGACAGGCCTATGCTACCAACTTGGTACCTAGATGGAAATTGGATGCAAAGAATATCAGTGTGCTCAAATGGAGTCCAACTGGCAATAGTTATCTGCTGGCTGCCAATAACAGAATAGACGTTTATTCAGTGGAAACTGCAGGTATTAAAGAAGAATTCAATTTTGATGCAAAAGTTGTTTGTGTTGAATATCTCAACGACGAATACATTGCTATTGGACTGGCTGATGGAAAGATTATCATCCACAATTGTGAAACTGGTGACCTCACTAAAGAAATTCAAGCTCATGAAGCAAGAGTAAAATGTTTGGCTTCAGAAGGAGACATGCTTGTTTCTGCTTCAAGCTCAGGCGAAATAAAGCTTTGGTCAGTCAAAAGTAACgagttaaaattattaagctcCACCAATTGCAGTGCTAGAATTTCGTGCCTCACCCTGAATTCGtgcgaatatttgaaaaagaaaCAGGATGAAATCACTGTGTTAGACAAAGTTCCTGAAAAACCTTCAAACAAACTCAGACTGAAGCAGTGTGTAATCATTGAGGAAGAAGGTGGTGACGAGAATAAAACTACTAGAATGTCTAAAAAGAAACGTGACAAAAAGAAGGCTCGAAAATTATTGGAGGAAGCAGAGCAAGCTAATGCAGAAGATGAGAATGTCAAAACAGTCCagacaaagaaaatgaaaactgATTTACCGAAGAAACAGAAGCGAGACACATCGGACTTGCCGTCTGAAAacccgaaaaagaaaaagaaattggattctcctaataagagaAAATCTACGGACTCGGTTGATGATGATATCACGGAGGTCCcagcaaagaaaaagaagcagaaaGGAATCGCTGCAGAGAAAGCTATTGCAGATAAGAGTAATCAAATCAATGCCaacaaaaagaagagaaaaattcCTCTAGAAGATACTGAGAACTCTCCAAAAAAGCCGAAGGCAGTAGTAGTTAAAGTGCATAAAGGAGAACACGCGTTggtgaagaagaagaaaaaaaagaattttaaaaacaaaataagtagataa
- the LOC100123385 gene encoding mitochondrial enolase superfamily member 1 isoform X3, which translates to MQSRRRSGEITHVQLSASTMRRTRAATTTSSFSVNLLRIRLLSRIVKKYPFTIIYLWIALVAQVSFIMEEMKIVQLDVQDVRFPTSLKSDGSDAMHTDPDYSCAYVTIKTNKNVSGYGMTFTLGRGTEIVVLACKTMSKMIVGLKPQDIFNDFASFWRKLTSESQLRWIGPEKGVTHLATAAIINALWDLWARIEEKPLWKLLVDLSPEQLVSAIDFRYITDVVTKQEALELLRSQQSAKATREAALLQKGYPAYTTQVGWLGYSDVKVRELCAKYLDLGFTAFKAKVGQDLKDDTRRCGLIREAIGYDKTLMVDANQIWEVEEAVDWMKQLAKFQPLWIEEPTSPDDVLGHARIAKELRPLGIGVATGEMCANRVIFKQMLQAGALDYCQIDSARIGGVNEILAVYLMAKKLNGERTFFNDQRCRDIETRRMSV; encoded by the exons ATGCAGTCTCGACGTCGTAGCGGAGAAATTACACATGTGCAGCTGAGCGCGTCAACAATGCG TCGAACGAGAGCAGCTACTACAACTTCATCATTCTCCGTGAATTTATTGCGGATTCGACTGCTCTCTCGGATCGTGAAAAAGTATCCTTTTACTATTATATACTTGTGGATCGCTCTCGTGGCACAAGTGTCGTTTATAATGGAGGAGATGAAAATAGTCCAACTCGATGTTCAAGATGTTCGCTTTCCGACTTCGCTCAAGTCAGATGGCAGCGATGCGATG CACACTGACCCGGACTACTCGTGCGCTTATGTCACGATAAAGACCAACAAGAATGTTAGCGGATATGGCATGACTTTTACCCTGGGCAGAGGAACCGAAATCG TCGTTCTGGCCTGCAAAACGATGTCGAAGATGATAGTAGGCCTGAAACCCCAGGACATCTTCAACGACTTCGCTTCCTTCTGGAGGAAACTCACCAGCGAATCTCAACTCCGATGG ATTGGCCCGGAAAAAGGCGTAACCCACTTGGCAACGGCGGCGATTATAAATGCCCTCTGGGATTTGTGGGCTCGAATCGAAGAGAAGCCTTTGTGGAAACTACTGGTTGATCTCAGCCCGGAGCAACTGGTTTCAGCGATAGATTTCCGATACAT TACCGACGTCGTCACCAAACAAGAAGCTCTCGAGCTCCTGAGATCCCAACAGTCCGCAAAAGCAACCCGTGAAGCGGCTCTTCTCCAAAAGGGCTACCCAGCCTACACGACCCAGGTAGGCTGGCTGGGCTACAGCGACGTCAAGGTTCGCGAGCTTTGCGCCAAGTACCTCGACCTGGGCTTCACTGCCTTCAAAGCCAAAGTCGGCCAGGATCTAAAGGACGACACTCGTCGCTGTGGCCTCATCCGCGAAGCCATCGGCTACGACAAGACCCTGATGGTCGACGCTAACCAGATCTGGGAGGTGGAAGAAGCTGTCGACTGGATGAAGCAGTTGGCCAAGTTCCAGCCTCTGTGGATCGAGGAGCCGACGTCGCCGGACGATGTGCTGGGACATGCCAGAATCGCGAAAGAGCTGAGGCCTCTTGGTATAGGTGTAGCCACTGGTGAGATGTGCGCCAACAGGGTGATATTCAAGCAGATGTTGCAGGCTGGTGCGCTGGACTACTGCCAGATCGACTCGGCGAGGATCGGAGGCGTCAACGAGATTCTGGCGGTCTATCTGATGGCGAAGAAGCTTAACGGTGAGCGGACGTTTTTCAATGATCAAAGATGCCGTGATATCGAAACTAGAAGAATGAGCGTATGA
- the LOC100123380 gene encoding apoptosis-inducing factor 3 yields MSDSDYVEDVVCKETDIQENEMKIFSLGKDGGEVLLIKQKGELHAIGTKCTHYGAKLNTGALGEGRVRCPWHGACFNIKNGDIEDYPGLDSLPCYKVSVANGQVRVRAKHSDLLANKRIKDMCKLKEDHPETVVVVGGGPAATTCVETLRQEGFQGRIVMVCKEDALPYDRILVSKTLNLDPQQKALRPQSFYDEHNIETKLKNAATGLDIKRQIVTLSDGEELHYNHLFIATGSKPRKPDLPGVTLQNINVIRNYTDSHKVNKELGSDKHVVCLGLGFIGMEMAATCVDKAASVTVIGRDPTPFQHVFGKDIGSRIKKQFEEKGIKFIYETSINRFLPKEDNPDVVGTVELKDGRILPADIVILGIGSTLYTRWMKDSGVNLLDDGSVQVDKYMRTSVPNIYAGGDIAYAPVYCAGISAAIGHFALAHYHGKIAAMNICKKETPLRAVPFFWTMLFGKGYRYAGYGKPDKIKIHGSLEDMKFFAYYFKDGKVVAMSSSGRDPIVSDFANLLYEGKNLTEEEVEKDPTAWMRNKPQDLQVSVQSMAKPLQQREYHTLAFQRLTVRNYSCVQLKIYSKLLRNVHRVLL; encoded by the exons ATGAGTG ACAGTGACTACGTCGAAGATGTGGTATGCAAGGAGACAGATATCCAGGAGAAtgagatgaaaattttttccctCGGCAAGGACGGTGGCGAGGTATTGCTGATCAAGCAAAAAGGAGAGCTTCATGCCATTGGTACCAAGTGTACGCACTATGGCGCTAAGTTGAATACTGGAGCTTTGGGAGAGGGTAGAGTCAGGTGTCCCTGGCATGGAGCTTGTTTCAACATAAAGAATGGAGATATCGAGGATTACCCTGGACTGGATTCCCTGCCATGCTACAAA gTCTCTGTTGCTAATGGGCAAGTTAGAGTCAGAGCGAAACATTCTGACCTTTTGGCTAACAAGAGAATCAAGGACATGTGCAAACTCAAAGAAGATCATCCTGAGACAGTTGTAGTAGTTGGAGGGGGACCTGCAGCTACCACATGCGTTGAAACACTCAGACAAGAAGGTTTCCAGGGACGAATAGTGATGGTTTGCAAAGAAGATGCCCTGCCGTATGACAGAATCCTAGTTTCCAAAACTCTTAATCTTGATCCTCAACAAAAAGCCTTGAGACCTCAGTCATTCTACGACGAGCATAATATTGAGACTAAATTAAAGAATGCAGCTACTGGTTtggatataaaaaggcagaTTGTTACTCTTAGCGATGGAGAGGAGTTGCACTACAACCATTTATTCATAGCCACTGGTAGCAAACCCAGAAAACCAGATTTACCAGGTGTAACTTTACAGAATATTAATGTGATCAGAAATTACACCGATAGCCACAAAGTAAATAAAGAATTGGGGAGTGATAAGCATGTTGTGTGCCTTGGTCTGGGATTCATTGGCATGGAAATGGCAGCTACTTGTGTCGACAAAGCTGCTTCTGTAACAGTCATTGGTCGAGACCCTACACCGTTTCAACATGTATTTGGCAAAGATATAGGAAGCAGAATCAAAAAGCAATTTGAGGAAAAAG gaaTCAAATTCATATATGAGACTAGTATTAACAGATTTTTACCAAAAGAAGATAATCCAGATGTTGTAGGCACAGTTGAGCTAAAAGATGGAAGAATTTTACCAGCTGATATTGTTATACTAGGAATTGGTTCAACTTTGTACACTAGATGGATGAAAGATTCTGGGGTAAACCTTCTAGATGATGGCAGTGTACAAGTAGACAAG TATATGAGAACAAGCGTACCAAACATCTATGCTGGAGGTGATATTGCATATGCACCAGTCTACTGTGCTGGAATCTCAGCAGCAATTGGACACTTTGCTCTGGCTCACTATCATGGCAAAATAGCAGCTATGAATATTTGCAAAAAGGAAACACCATTGCGGGCAGTGCCTTTCTTTTGGACGATGCTATTTGGAAAGGGTTATCGCTATGCCG GATATGGAAAGCCCGACAAAATCAAAATACACGGATCTCTGGAGGACATGAAATTTTTCGCGTACTATTTTAAGGACGGTAAAGTTGTAGCAATGAGCAGCTCAGGTAGGGATCCTATTGTTTCCGATTTCGCGAATTTACTCTACGAAGGTAAAAATCTAACGGAAGAGGAAGTCGAAAAAGACCCGACTGCATGGATGCGCAACAAACCTCAGGATCTTCAAGTTTCTGTCCAGTC GATGGCAAAACCACTGCAACAAAGAGAATA